One window of Thermocoleostomius sinensis A174 genomic DNA carries:
- a CDS encoding aminotransferase class I/II-fold pyridoxal phosphate-dependent enzyme: MQSSNSSISAEKPIALIQSWIEKWLVENLEISPDVIDPNLPLNAYGMESLMILELIQDMEDWLGQSLREVDWTSSNPTITNIAVKVADTNLNRSPIKQLKPGVSMVTSTPQSEQSANLGVSSTLSDALQQIPQTFNTVSNQRDRQLLIENRWVCDFASCNYLGLDLHPQVAQTIPAAVSQWGTHPSWTRAVASPQLYQELETAIADLIDAPDVLVFPSLTLLHMGVIPSLTQEDGIIFVDAAAHRSVYEACRLSKQNGAIVIQHRHNHLEDLTQKLHRYAHKRTKLIVIDGVYSMSGTCSNLQAYTQLAKEFDALLYIDDAHGFGLLGEHPTLQMPYGLKGNGIVKHFGCNYDDDRIIYSAGLSKAFSSYGAFVTCTNGSMKSQFANAWTAVFSGPIPTASLASAIAGLEVNSKEGDQRRQRIYHLTRKLVAAARSIGFQVDNQYYFPIVSVVVGSVNCMQIACQQLWQHGILITPAIFPAVPVNRSALRFSITAANTEAEVEQAIRALQAVWDQLCRCQSLAS; the protein is encoded by the coding sequence TTGCAATCATCAAATTCTTCAATATCCGCAGAAAAACCGATCGCTTTGATACAAAGCTGGATTGAAAAGTGGCTTGTTGAGAATTTAGAAATTTCGCCAGATGTCATTGATCCAAACCTTCCTCTGAATGCCTATGGAATGGAATCGTTAATGATACTGGAACTCATTCAAGATATGGAAGACTGGTTGGGACAATCCCTTAGGGAGGTAGACTGGACTTCAAGCAATCCAACTATTACGAACATAGCGGTGAAAGTTGCTGACACGAACTTGAATCGATCGCCCATTAAACAGCTAAAGCCAGGTGTCTCGATGGTGACAAGTACTCCTCAGTCGGAACAATCTGCAAATTTAGGTGTGTCTTCAACGCTGAGCGATGCCCTTCAGCAAATTCCGCAAACCTTCAACACCGTCTCGAATCAGCGCGATCGGCAACTGTTGATAGAAAACAGGTGGGTGTGTGACTTTGCATCTTGCAACTATTTAGGATTAGATTTGCACCCTCAGGTGGCTCAAACTATTCCAGCGGCCGTGTCGCAGTGGGGAACACATCCGAGTTGGACTCGGGCCGTTGCATCACCGCAACTTTACCAGGAGCTAGAAACTGCGATCGCTGATTTAATTGATGCACCCGATGTTCTGGTGTTCCCGTCGTTGACCCTTCTGCATATGGGAGTAATTCCGTCGCTGACTCAAGAAGATGGCATCATTTTTGTTGATGCTGCTGCCCACCGATCAGTTTATGAAGCCTGCCGACTGTCTAAACAAAATGGAGCGATTGTCATTCAACATCGCCATAATCATTTAGAAGATCTGACCCAAAAGTTGCACAGATATGCCCATAAACGGACAAAGCTGATTGTGATCGATGGTGTTTACTCAATGTCGGGGACCTGCTCCAATCTTCAGGCTTATACTCAGTTAGCGAAAGAATTTGATGCCCTACTGTACATTGATGATGCGCATGGCTTTGGACTGTTGGGAGAACATCCAACCTTACAGATGCCCTATGGACTTAAAGGGAATGGTATTGTCAAGCATTTTGGCTGCAATTATGATGACGATCGCATCATCTACAGTGCTGGATTATCCAAGGCCTTTTCTTCCTACGGTGCATTTGTCACCTGCACTAATGGGTCAATGAAGTCCCAGTTTGCCAACGCTTGGACGGCTGTTTTTTCTGGTCCCATCCCCACCGCCAGCCTAGCTAGTGCTATTGCAGGGCTTGAAGTTAACAGCAAAGAAGGTGATCAACGACGGCAACGGATCTATCATCTAACCCGTAAGCTCGTCGCGGCTGCCAGATCAATTGGCTTTCAAGTCGATAATCAGTACTATTTTCCTATTGTTAGTGTGGTGGTTGGCTCAGTGAACTGTATGCAGATTGCCTGTCAACAACTTTGGCAACACGGCATCCTTATAACACCTGCTATCTTTCCAGCCGTTCCTGTTAATCGTAGTGCCTTGCGGTTTTCCATTACGGCTGCTAATACTGAAGCAGAAGTGGAACAAGCAATCAGAGCGCTGCAAGCGGTTTGGGATCAGTTATGTCGCTGCCAATCCTTGGCCAGTTAA
- a CDS encoding RNA recognition motif domain-containing protein — translation MSIYIGNLSYQVTQDDLKQVFEEYGTVKNITLPTDRETGRVRGFAFVEMEAPTEETAAIEALDGAEWMGRDLKVSKARPREDNRRSSRSRDNFSGGEDRG, via the coding sequence ATGTCGATTTATATCGGTAATTTGTCCTACCAAGTTACCCAAGACGACTTGAAACAGGTCTTCGAGGAGTATGGAACCGTTAAGAATATTACCCTGCCAACCGATCGCGAAACTGGACGAGTTCGGGGATTTGCCTTTGTAGAGATGGAAGCCCCTACCGAAGAGACAGCAGCGATCGAAGCCCTAGATGGAGCCGAGTGGATGGGACGCGATCTCAAAGTCAGCAAGGCCCGACCCCGCGAGGATAATCGCCGTAGCTCTCGCAGTCGCGACAATTTTAGCGGCGGTGAAGATCGTGGCTGA
- a CDS encoding TrmH family RNA methyltransferase has translation MITSLQNPLVKQLRKLQRAKERRNQRLMLLEGTHLVEEACAAGMPLVTACHTTAWQQTYPQLWSVLMQRAIRVELVSEEVLQAIATTVHPDGVVATAERTLGSAQFMSPTRAVQLGVALETIQDPGNLGAVIRTAAAVGVDGLWLSVNSVDLDHPKVLRASAGQWFRLPMTVSGDLSRDLQMLKLQGVQLVATVPTATLTYWQVDFTRPTVVLLGNEGGGLSSALLTLSDVAVKIPLAAGIESLNVAIAAALVLYEARRQQSFTEVLPR, from the coding sequence ATGATAACCAGTTTGCAAAACCCGCTTGTGAAGCAACTGCGTAAGTTGCAGCGGGCGAAAGAGCGACGCAATCAGCGATTAATGTTGCTGGAGGGAACGCATCTTGTGGAAGAGGCGTGTGCAGCAGGGATGCCGCTAGTTACAGCGTGCCATACAACCGCTTGGCAGCAAACGTATCCCCAGCTTTGGTCAGTGCTGATGCAACGGGCGATTCGTGTGGAATTAGTCAGCGAGGAGGTGTTGCAGGCGATCGCTACCACGGTTCATCCAGATGGCGTGGTAGCCACCGCGGAACGAACTCTAGGTTCGGCACAATTTATGTCCCCAACTAGGGCGGTGCAACTGGGTGTGGCTCTAGAAACGATTCAAGATCCAGGCAATTTAGGAGCCGTGATTCGGACGGCAGCAGCGGTCGGAGTCGATGGCTTATGGCTAAGCGTCAACAGTGTCGATCTAGACCATCCCAAAGTCCTACGTGCATCCGCAGGACAATGGTTCCGCTTGCCGATGACCGTCAGTGGTGATCTAAGCCGTGACCTTCAAATGCTTAAGTTACAAGGAGTGCAACTAGTTGCTACAGTTCCAACCGCAACGCTGACCTACTGGCAAGTTGATTTTACTCGTCCAACAGTGGTGTTGCTTGGAAATGAGGGGGGCGGCTTGTCGTCTGCGTTGCTTACTTTGTCTGACGTTGCCGTTAAAATCCCCCTAGCTGCGGGTATAGAGTCGTTAAATGTAGCAATTGCAGCAGCTTTGGTGCTCTATGAAGCTCGACGCCAGCAATCGTTCACTGAGGTGCTGCCACGATAG
- a CDS encoding DUF4278 domain-containing protein, producing the protein MQFTYRGVAYTQATQYLTTQFVEKVTEIHQPVFAQYHAAVYPQHHHVVLHSVLPLQYRGCLYLSPRFIAH; encoded by the coding sequence ATGCAATTCACTTATCGTGGTGTTGCTTACACTCAAGCAACGCAATATTTGACCACTCAGTTCGTCGAGAAAGTTACAGAAATTCATCAGCCAGTCTTTGCCCAATATCATGCTGCGGTCTATCCACAGCACCACCATGTTGTTCTTCATTCAGTTTTACCGTTGCAATATCGCGGTTGTCTTTATTTGAGTCCTCGTTTCATCGCACATTGA
- the murA gene encoding UDP-N-acetylglucosamine 1-carboxyvinyltransferase yields the protein MEDRAITPILSLTNPSSSSEEDKSVLQIWGKHPLQGQVEISGAKNSALVLMAGALLCAGDCRLRNVPSLVDVVRMGEILSALGVKLKWNGDVLDIDARHLGQSQAPYELVSQLRASFFVIGPLLARLGVARVPLPGGCAIGARPVDLHVRGLQALGAEVQIEHGTVYAYIRGSHKRLQGTRIYLDFPSVGATETLMMAATLADGETVIENAAQEPEVVDLANFCRAMGAKIRGAGTNTIVVSGVPSLHSTDYGIIPDRIEAGTFLVAGAITRSEITLAPVIPDHLTAVIAKLRSIGIDVIAESGNRLRIVPGSHYKATDIKTMPYPGFPTDMQAQFMSLLTLSEGNSVITETLFENRLRHVAELNRMGANIRVKGNIAIVQGVPMLSGAPVLATDLRASAALVLAGLAAEGMTTVRGLQHLDRGYENLEGKLQKLGAKLQRVNADPDTVSDTPTSALT from the coding sequence TTGGAGGATAGAGCCATTACTCCCATTCTTAGTCTAACAAACCCCTCGTCGTCCTCAGAGGAAGACAAGTCTGTTTTACAGATTTGGGGCAAGCATCCCTTGCAAGGACAGGTTGAGATCAGCGGCGCAAAGAACTCTGCGCTGGTGCTCATGGCAGGAGCGTTGCTGTGTGCTGGAGACTGCCGCCTTCGCAATGTTCCGTCTCTGGTTGATGTGGTTCGCATGGGAGAAATTCTCTCGGCACTGGGCGTCAAGCTCAAGTGGAATGGCGATGTTCTAGACATTGATGCGCGTCATCTTGGCCAATCTCAGGCCCCCTATGAACTTGTGAGTCAGCTACGAGCGAGTTTCTTTGTCATTGGCCCGCTCTTGGCCCGTTTAGGGGTGGCTCGTGTACCGCTGCCTGGCGGTTGCGCGATCGGGGCACGCCCGGTAGACCTACATGTCCGCGGACTGCAAGCGCTGGGTGCAGAAGTGCAGATCGAACATGGCACGGTCTATGCTTATATCCGGGGTAGCCACAAACGACTGCAAGGAACACGTATTTATCTGGATTTTCCTAGCGTTGGAGCTACAGAAACCCTGATGATGGCGGCGACGTTGGCAGATGGTGAGACCGTCATTGAGAATGCTGCTCAGGAACCGGAAGTTGTGGATTTGGCCAACTTCTGTCGAGCCATGGGCGCGAAAATACGCGGTGCTGGAACCAATACGATTGTGGTTTCCGGCGTCCCTAGCCTTCACTCGACCGACTATGGCATTATTCCCGATCGCATTGAAGCTGGCACGTTCCTAGTCGCTGGTGCTATCACTCGCTCTGAAATCACCTTAGCTCCGGTGATTCCCGATCACCTGACAGCCGTTATCGCTAAACTTCGCAGTATTGGCATTGATGTGATTGCTGAATCGGGCAATCGTTTACGGATTGTGCCTGGGTCGCATTACAAAGCTACAGATATTAAGACGATGCCCTATCCTGGATTTCCCACGGATATGCAAGCCCAATTTATGTCATTGTTAACGCTGAGTGAAGGCAACAGCGTGATCACTGAAACGCTGTTTGAAAACCGTCTGCGGCATGTAGCAGAACTAAACCGGATGGGCGCTAATATTCGCGTCAAGGGCAATATTGCCATTGTGCAAGGTGTGCCAATGCTGTCGGGGGCACCCGTACTGGCAACTGATTTACGTGCCTCGGCGGCGCTGGTTCTGGCAGGGTTGGCGGCTGAGGGCATGACCACTGTGCGCGGCTTACAGCATCTCGATCGCGGTTACGAAAATTTGGAAGGTAAGCTGCAAAAGTTGGGAGCCAAACTTCAGCGGGTGAATGCAGACCCTGATACCGTGAGTGATACACCCACCTCTGCTTTGACCTGA